The Microbacter sp. GSS18 genome has a segment encoding these proteins:
- a CDS encoding alpha/beta fold hydrolase — protein MAASRSIPAPGRVIRIVAAAVTAIALTAGISTALASPAAGSAEDPTPSAAPTPGTKVRSECPMPVPEGSGDRIDCGELVVAERRGESADPARIITLPYAVISSASSDPAPDPLVFPTNSAVGAGMREAVEYFLTQGWWATTSRDVIVLEQRGEPLAEPSLDCPEVSAENLTVDGVYLTGATRVEQRQELLAACWERVTAEGVDLGAYTTRSSAADLADLRAALEYDTWNLYGLGYGSRLALTAMRDVPQGLRSVILDAPAPLQVDPIATAPASIGAAVDHLASTCEADADCADRYPDLRATVGTVLESAATAPFTLTVDDPAGGSVQLDLDDTTLARGLVRALADARVVPTLPFVIDQLAEGSADAALPLAQLLVDADGTGSEGLVLSQQCAEVLPFSDEEAVAEAYAADPIAAHLGAVDLVADCATWEVPALTDRASAAVSSDVPALVTVGAFDPIAPNAVGEATVETLSAGRLELFTPMSHGSVWQRDVNGCAAIIAGRFLNDPAGEIDIACVENQPAVGYATTATIDPTTALYRLDRELVQQRSPFSTIVLIASLLVMIATLGYGIAVALGRRVRLRGDIPAGAVAAAVMASSFNLLYALGIAIVFVSSDTVTRSLGLPAAVWPMLLLPFAGIVMTILLIVLLVRAWLQDDGTLAHRIALSVSGAGSIVFTVWLLAHGLLML, from the coding sequence ATGGCCGCGTCCCGATCGATCCCCGCACCGGGTCGCGTCATCCGGATCGTCGCGGCGGCGGTCACGGCGATCGCGCTGACGGCAGGGATCTCGACGGCGCTCGCGAGCCCCGCCGCCGGATCCGCCGAGGATCCCACGCCGAGCGCCGCGCCCACGCCGGGGACGAAGGTCCGCAGCGAGTGCCCCATGCCCGTTCCCGAGGGCTCCGGCGACCGCATCGACTGCGGCGAGCTCGTCGTCGCCGAGCGCCGCGGCGAGTCGGCAGACCCCGCCCGGATCATCACCCTGCCCTATGCGGTGATCTCGAGCGCCTCGAGCGACCCCGCGCCCGACCCCCTGGTCTTCCCGACGAACAGCGCGGTCGGCGCCGGCATGCGCGAAGCCGTTGAGTACTTCCTGACGCAGGGCTGGTGGGCGACCACCTCCCGCGACGTGATCGTGCTCGAGCAGCGCGGCGAGCCGCTCGCCGAGCCGTCGCTGGACTGCCCCGAGGTCAGCGCCGAGAACCTCACCGTCGACGGCGTCTATCTGACCGGCGCCACCCGCGTCGAGCAGCGCCAGGAGCTGCTGGCGGCGTGCTGGGAGCGCGTGACCGCGGAGGGCGTCGACCTCGGCGCGTACACGACGCGCTCTTCGGCGGCGGATCTGGCCGATCTTCGGGCGGCGCTCGAATACGACACCTGGAACCTCTACGGCCTCGGGTACGGCTCCCGCCTCGCCCTGACCGCCATGCGGGACGTGCCGCAGGGGCTGCGCTCGGTCATCCTCGACGCGCCGGCCCCGCTGCAGGTGGACCCGATCGCGACCGCGCCGGCATCGATCGGCGCCGCCGTGGACCACCTCGCGTCCACGTGCGAGGCGGATGCCGACTGCGCCGACCGCTATCCCGACCTCCGGGCCACCGTCGGGACGGTCCTGGAGTCGGCCGCGACCGCGCCCTTCACCCTCACCGTGGATGATCCGGCGGGCGGGTCGGTCCAGCTCGACCTCGACGACACGACCCTCGCCCGCGGGCTCGTGCGCGCACTCGCCGACGCACGCGTCGTCCCGACCCTGCCGTTCGTCATCGACCAGCTGGCCGAGGGCAGTGCCGACGCCGCGCTGCCGCTGGCGCAGCTGCTCGTCGACGCCGATGGCACCGGGTCCGAAGGGCTCGTCCTGTCGCAGCAGTGCGCCGAGGTGCTGCCGTTCTCCGATGAGGAGGCGGTCGCCGAGGCCTACGCGGCCGACCCGATCGCGGCGCACCTGGGCGCGGTGGATCTCGTCGCAGACTGCGCCACGTGGGAGGTCCCCGCGCTGACCGATCGCGCCTCCGCCGCGGTGTCGAGCGACGTCCCGGCCCTCGTGACCGTCGGCGCCTTCGATCCGATCGCGCCGAACGCGGTCGGGGAGGCGACCGTCGAGACGCTGTCGGCGGGAAGGCTCGAGCTGTTCACGCCCATGTCGCACGGATCGGTGTGGCAGCGCGATGTCAACGGCTGCGCCGCGATCATCGCCGGGAGGTTCCTGAACGACCCCGCCGGCGAGATCGACATCGCGTGCGTCGAGAACCAGCCCGCGGTCGGGTACGCCACCACCGCGACGATCGACCCGACGACGGCGCTGTACCGCCTGGATCGCGAGCTGGTGCAGCAGCGGTCGCCCTTCTCGACGATCGTCCTGATCGCCTCGCTGCTGGTGATGATCGCGACGCTCGGCTACGGGATCGCGGTCGCGCTCGGTCGCCGCGTGCGGCTGCGCGGCGACATTCCGGCCGGAGCCGTCGCGGCCGCGGTGATGGCGTCGTCGTTCAATCTGCTCTACGCGCTGGGGATCGCGATCGTCTTCGTTTCCTCCGACACGGTCACGCGAAGCCTCGGGCTGCCGGCCGCGGTGTGGCCGATGCTGCTGCTGCCGTTCGCCGGCATCGTCATGACGATCCTGCTGATCGTGCTGCTCGTGCGCGCGTGGCTCCAGGACGACGGCACGCTCGCCCACCGCATCGCACTGTCGGTCTCGGGAGCGGGCTCGATCGTGTTCACCGTCTGGCTCCTCGCCCACGGCCTGCTGATGCTGTGA
- the ligD gene encoding non-homologous end-joining DNA ligase, whose product MAPSRDEAQVIEIAGHDVRISSPAKPVFPAAGITKLDLVRYYLAVADGALRGAAGRPMVLKRFPKGIDAEPFFQKRVPANHPPFVETATLRYARGTSAEEAVIRDAAGLAWIVNLGCLDLNPHPVRAEDLDHPDELRIDLDPMPGVPWTQIVDAAFVARDVLDEAGLVGWPKTSGSRGLHILVRIAPRWDFRQVRLAAEALARELENRAPGLASARWWKEERGESVFVDFNQNAKDRTVASAYSVRPLPDARVSAPLTWDEVRASRPEEFTVATVPERFATVGDPHEGIDDAAGSLDALLELAERLGPAEKPPRSGDGSGRRVSSMPLIEIARTRTKPEAEDALTRWRAAHPDASVLLHPADVLIDGMRGSSSLWYRVRVNLQHVPEDRRPDQEPLLADYDPWAGRTWPASPG is encoded by the coding sequence ATGGCCCCCTCCCGCGACGAGGCGCAGGTCATCGAGATCGCAGGGCACGACGTGCGGATCTCGAGCCCCGCGAAGCCGGTGTTCCCCGCCGCCGGGATCACCAAGCTCGATCTGGTGCGGTACTACCTCGCCGTCGCCGACGGTGCGCTGCGCGGCGCGGCCGGACGTCCGATGGTGCTCAAGCGCTTCCCGAAGGGGATCGACGCCGAGCCGTTCTTCCAGAAGCGCGTGCCGGCGAACCATCCGCCCTTCGTCGAGACCGCCACGCTGCGCTACGCGCGGGGGACGTCCGCCGAGGAGGCGGTGATCCGCGACGCCGCGGGACTGGCGTGGATCGTGAACCTCGGCTGCCTCGACCTGAACCCCCATCCCGTGCGCGCCGAGGATCTCGATCACCCCGACGAGCTGCGCATCGACCTCGACCCGATGCCCGGCGTGCCGTGGACGCAGATCGTCGACGCCGCCTTCGTCGCCCGCGACGTGCTCGACGAGGCCGGACTCGTCGGCTGGCCCAAGACGAGCGGCTCGCGCGGGCTGCACATCCTGGTGCGCATCGCGCCGCGCTGGGACTTCCGGCAGGTGCGCCTCGCGGCGGAGGCCCTGGCGCGCGAGCTCGAGAACCGCGCGCCCGGGCTGGCGAGCGCCCGCTGGTGGAAGGAGGAGCGCGGCGAGAGCGTGTTCGTCGACTTCAACCAGAACGCCAAGGATCGCACCGTCGCATCCGCCTACTCGGTGCGCCCCCTGCCCGACGCACGCGTGTCGGCGCCGCTGACGTGGGACGAGGTGCGCGCAAGCCGCCCGGAGGAGTTCACGGTCGCGACCGTGCCCGAGCGCTTCGCCACGGTCGGCGATCCGCACGAGGGCATCGACGACGCGGCCGGCTCGCTCGACGCCCTGCTCGAGCTCGCCGAGCGCCTCGGCCCGGCCGAGAAGCCGCCGCGGTCCGGCGACGGCTCGGGAAGACGCGTGTCGTCGATGCCGCTCATCGAGATCGCGCGCACGCGCACGAAGCCCGAGGCCGAGGATGCCCTGACCCGCTGGCGGGCGGCGCATCCCGATGCCTCGGTCCTGCTGCATCCGGCCGACGTCCTGATCGACGGCATGCGCGGCTCGAGTTCGCTGTGGTACCGCGTCCGGGTCAATCTGCAGCACGTTCCCGAGGACAGGCGTCCCGACCAGGAGCCGCTGCTGGCCGACTACGACCCGTGGGCCGGGCGGACGTGGCCTGCTTCCCCGGGCTGA
- a CDS encoding glycosyltransferase — protein MTELPDAEYLLLSSRLIPGLDGGFTVAALARGRLLEDAGVAPLLLTLDPGTPEDHAAHRRDFVARGDARSLDAFRNLFDDAVADPAWLRAAATPGQAVPGVEYRDIPGADGATLLSLPVVRDPDWHLTEAPIVVPGAGVIAGWRGLYRAWLEHVVRGLRERADDQTRLIVVVIEARQLGELLAGWDDPDVRLVHTVHNSHLPAPYDDPDAAIGGLWGRWLSQADRFDAVLWPTAAQRDEVVARFGDPGTFAVVPNGIALGAEPPDAASRDAHLAVMVNRLAPQKRVDVAIRAWQRVVREVPGARLEIYGDGPLRTELQRLVDDLGLASSVTLRGATRERDAILDTAAVFISTSDFEGQGLSIAEALARGVAVVATDARYGPRETIGDAGVVVPVGDADAVAAAVIALLQNEPRRAQLATAARAAARALGADAVRPALVAALAAAASRPSRRTGS, from the coding sequence CCGGCGTCGCGCCGCTGCTGCTCACCCTCGACCCCGGGACGCCCGAGGACCATGCCGCCCACCGGCGCGACTTCGTCGCGCGCGGCGACGCGCGCTCCCTCGACGCGTTCCGCAACCTCTTCGACGACGCGGTCGCCGACCCGGCCTGGCTGCGCGCCGCCGCCACCCCGGGCCAGGCGGTGCCCGGTGTGGAGTACCGCGACATCCCGGGTGCCGACGGTGCCACGCTGCTGTCGCTCCCGGTCGTCCGCGATCCGGACTGGCATCTCACCGAGGCGCCGATCGTCGTCCCGGGCGCGGGGGTCATCGCGGGGTGGCGGGGACTGTACCGGGCGTGGCTGGAGCACGTCGTCCGGGGACTGCGCGAGCGTGCGGACGACCAGACGCGCCTGATCGTGGTCGTCATCGAGGCGCGTCAGCTCGGAGAGCTGCTCGCCGGCTGGGACGACCCCGACGTGCGTCTCGTGCACACGGTGCACAATTCCCACCTGCCGGCGCCGTACGACGATCCGGATGCCGCCATCGGCGGACTCTGGGGTCGCTGGCTCTCGCAGGCCGACCGCTTCGACGCCGTGCTGTGGCCCACCGCCGCCCAGCGGGACGAGGTCGTCGCCCGCTTCGGCGATCCCGGCACGTTCGCCGTCGTGCCCAACGGCATCGCGCTCGGCGCCGAGCCGCCCGACGCGGCATCCCGCGACGCGCACCTGGCGGTCATGGTCAACCGCCTGGCGCCCCAGAAGCGGGTGGACGTCGCGATCCGCGCGTGGCAGCGCGTCGTGCGCGAGGTCCCGGGCGCGCGTCTGGAGATCTACGGCGACGGTCCGCTGCGCACGGAGCTGCAGCGCCTCGTCGACGACCTCGGGCTCGCGTCGAGCGTGACGCTGCGAGGCGCCACGCGCGAGCGCGACGCGATCCTCGACACCGCGGCGGTGTTCATCTCGACATCCGACTTCGAAGGCCAGGGGCTCTCGATCGCCGAGGCCCTCGCCCGCGGTGTCGCCGTCGTCGCCACCGACGCCCGGTACGGTCCGCGCGAGACGATCGGCGATGCGGGGGTCGTGGTGCCCGTCGGCGACGCGGACGCCGTGGCGGCCGCCGTGATCGCCCTGCTGCAGAACGAGCCCCGCCGCGCGCAGCTCGCGACGGCCGCGCGTGCCGCCGCCCGCGCACTGGGGGCGGACGCCGTGCGACCCGCCCTCGTCGCCGCCCTCGCCGCGGCGGCGTCCCGGCCCAGTCGGCGCACCGGGTCCTGA